The nucleotide sequence ATAAGAACATCCCAATCATCTTTGTAAAGGGTTGGGAATAGGTGCTCAATGCATCCATTGTCAACCTATAAAAAAGCACACATACATAAAAGGCTATATCTACTTCGGGAACATAGATATTATAAGAGAGCAAAACAGTAATCGCTTACAGTATCCAAGTCTTTAACATTGAAAGAAGGGAAAGGATATGacttttgaaattgatttgGGAACAACTGTGTCCAAGTATCATCACCCATCATCACCAACCGTTTCCCATTTTGCACTAACTATCCATAGAGAGAACCCATTCAAGTTACAACCGCGCAACCAAAGATAAAATCAgacattacaaaacaaacactcTAGTTTTAATAAAGCCAAAACCTGATTGATGAAATTATCTTCAACAATAGCAGGTGCACCAAAACTGTTCCCAACATCGATAAAAGTAGGCAATCCTCCAGTTGTCAATCCCTGAGTTCACACAGCTAAAGAAATCACACACTAGAATATGAAAAGAGTTGAAGCAATCAAAACTAGAAAGTTTTTTAGAATTGGGACCTTGAGACGCTGCAAACTCGTAGTAGGAGGATCAGCAAAAGCCTTAAAGATCTTAGCAGACGATTCATTAGCAAATGCAAGCTTCTGCAAGATTGTCAATTTATCCATCCATGGCTTTGGTTCTGTCAATCAAAGAATTACTTATCATTTCAAGTCAATACTCAAATCAGTAACAAGGCAATACATAGGCACAAAGATCATTCCAACTCACCTGGGAAAAAAGCACTCGGAGCCACAAAATCgattctgaaaaagaaaaaataaaaacgaagaaCAGTCAAAATCACGAAACGCTTATGGAATTGTGAAATTGAACAATTTTTGAAAAGCCTTCAGAACCTGAGAGCATCTAAGACAATGATGATGACGCGATCGACAACAGGTTTGGTCCAACATTTAGGCTGAGTGTGATTAGAGTGGCTAGGGAGCGAATCGGGGACGGAATCGTGAATTAGGGGTGGTGGAGAAGTAAggcaaggagagagagagacgtcgGAGCAAGTACTGTGAAAAGGAAGCTCTGTTCGAGTGAGAAGAAAGCCACGCGTGAAGATGAGAATGGCGATGGAATGGATCAGAAGAAAACCTATAGCTATCAACTTCTTGTTTTTCAGATATGTCTCCATCTCTCCCCGGATCAAAAATTCTCCGGTCGTATTCTCCGAGAAGTTTAGCCGTGACGGCGGCAAAATCAGCTGGTGAAGGTGATGGAGATGTGGGAACGACGTCGTTTTTCTGAACATGGTTAAATGTGaattttttgctctttttttttccgagCAGAACCGGATCAAATGTGAGACAAGTCGGTTATCGGATATGGTTTAGATCTTCTCTCTggtataatttaatttcaatcCCAATTTACCTGTGCtaatcttaaaacaaaaaaagtccaatatttttgtttttatgtatccTCTAAAAGtctactatttttgtttttgtttttgttttttgtctccAAAATGACTACCTTTATTTTCGAGAATGTCTtagttatattaaaattaaaatatttatactattatttatatttcataaacataatttattaataaaaatgtttaataatagtaataataggggcagaatatttttaaaaattgtaaattacaaatatgtattatttagagaaataccctaaaatattaaaatacagaGAAATACATGAATGGAAAGTTTTATTAACCAGATCGAATAATGCTTTATATCATTTCTTCTTCGTTAATCTCTCTTCatcagattcttttttttttctccgacTATGATAATCTCTCTCCGATCTGattatttctttctctctaattACGATAATCTCTCTtcgatcaaattttttttttctatgattgTGATGGACAAatacaaagtaaaaaacaacaaaatgatGAAGTGAATGTGAGTTCATGTATCTACATTAGTTTTTGGATTGATTGATTCAGTACCTAAATCGAATtctaaaatttgttgtttttttttgtttataaattgcAAACGAACCTTAGAAATtgtctaaaaatattttagccAACTCAAATGAATTATGATCCCAACAAAGGTCtgataattaaatttcaatgtctAAGCAAACGAATAGAGGTGCAAGTTGGTAAAAAAGAATTGGGTTTAGGGTACATATGAGAAGATGATTCAAGcaactcagttttttttttttttttggtcaaacatttGCTTTCATTCCATTAAAGAAGATAACAAATACAGAACAAGGAGGATTCTGAGAATCCattgtttaaaacaaacttgaaatgggcattccccaatgccaaaatAACAAAGCAGCAAAGATAAACAAGGTAGATAAGGTTAATCGACAATTGATTCctgagagctttgagccaaaAGCTATGTGAGGTCAAGGATTGTCGATACTTCTTCCATGATGGGTGAAGAGATTGCCACTGTCGTAATAACATGACGAAGTAGCGTTGAGTAAAGGGGCAAAGCTGTGATTCTCGCCGGCATGAGAAGAGCTACAGAGTGTAAAGCTTTGACAAGGGTTCGAGCAGGGATCGAGATGCTCTGATGCTTGAGGTGTTTCACTAGTTTCGCCGAGACATGAGACCTGGTCGACAAACCATAGCCATAGACAATGCTCGGACGAATTGGAATCGGGAACCAAATACCAGACAAACTCAAACAATAAGGTTCATAAATCAAAGCCTTAAGGAATACTTCTACCAGGGTTTTCAGAAGATGGAAGTTCCGCCATAGTAACAACAGTGAATTACTTCTCCGATGGAATCCATAGGCATCGTAATCTTGATCACACCGTCGACTAGGTTTTAACTTCGACAATTTAGATATGAGGTCGTACCTGGGCTTTAACGGATTTGGAATTGAGGCACACTTATTGGGCTTAATTAGTTGGGGCCTTAATGGGCCAAAAACTGATTGAGGGTCCACTAAgggaaaccctaatcgatcttTGGCTATCAACAGAGAGAGACCAAGGCGGCTGGCCGGAGAGGGTTGAAAGTTTTGCCTTGAACACGGGCTCATCGGAAGTACACGATGCATCAATAGTTTGGTATGAGTTTGGTCCGATGTTACGGCGGGGAGGCAAGAAGACTTACTCGTTTCAGATTGTTTAGCAGTTGCCCCCAGAAGAAGATCGCCTTGCGCCGTCGACGTCTCCCCTGAGCATGGCGCATCTACTGGTCCAAGAGAGATGCCTCCTGCCAGTAACGAAGCCCAGGGTGAGGGTTCTTCAGGGGTGAAGTGAAGTACAGATCGAGAAAATTTCAGATCTAAAAGGAGATCCGATTTTTGTAACTCGCTGACTTGCAGATGCTTCTGTTCTTGTGGTGCGGATAAAAGTTGAGAGAGGGAGTTCACCGGAAACCACCTCTGTCCTTTGCTTGATACACAGCCGTCGGGGTAAAAAGAGTTCAAAAGAGCTTGAAAAGCTTGgacaaaaggggaaaaaatgggaaaaacttaaacagagagaaaaaaggaGCAGGATCTTGAAGCATAAGGACAAATCGGTTAAGTTTTCTCGACGTCGGTGAACCGAAGCTCCACCAGCGCCGAGAGTGTTTAAAGCAATAGCTTCCTCGATAACGTCgcctgagagaaaaaaaaactagacttagctatgtttttttttctacgtCTATTGTTCTATATTcaaccaaatctctctctctcgattcaAGCAACTCagttaagaaacaaaatcgTTAAAATTAAGAAGATAGTGTGGAACAACTGATTCTGAAATTCAAGGCTGATATTGTTGCTTTAACTATATACATAATTATGAAATTAACCAAATGTTAAATGAATTCAGCTAAATACGCTAATTATGAAATCAACAAAGGAAAACATATTAATTACTAACATTGTACCAAGTTTGAGCTATAATGGTTGTGATGCAACCTCAACCTTGTATCGAataaccatcatcatcttcttttttatttatttatgattaggTATGAGTAAGAATGTTATTacttttcttctattttggaattgcttatattttttaataaaaaaaatcttaatatctaatattaaaaaattagtttttgagTGTTTGGACCAATAAAAATCCTatgatttgagtttctttttatcaaaaatattctttttttattgattacCATTTGAGTCTATTACTAGATCTCCtactttttttatgttttctctaAAAAGCCTATTACTTTATTTTCCTCCAAAACGACCACCTTTAtttctaaaatctatatatacatttttggagacatttagcaaataaatcctagagTTGCTACTTATTTACAAGGAATATcattatcattaaattttaaattagaatttaaaaccaatattttaggctaaacaaaaattcctaaaatatatcaataatcaatcaatgactaattacaatatctaattaaattaattacaatatcttcaaataattatttactatccttataaccaaacacaattaaaagattttgtttgaaatataaaataatattttttaattaaaattatgattttcttatcttctttgtttgatttatttagtttacttgctttaaatcatcataaaatacataaaattaatgtaactatattttttttgcatttttcgttgtttggattttgaaaaacatgCATGTCTTACTtaagcaagaaagaaaaattgtgtTTGGGTATGTAGCGGGATGAGTTTGTGtattaataaaaactaaaaattatatcattaattcttagtaaatcatcagttcattattttgttaacaccatcGACTTAGAATATTAGGCATATCTAattgagtttattaaattacgattatgtaaataaataagcAGTACTATGTTATATCACGAgttatattctgaatttaacaatttaaggtggtaaacctaaatttttaaactataaacctaaataatatatagatataaaggatatacatttaaaatttacaaaacattagtcatatatatatttatttaatctactaaaaatttagatttttattttatttttaaaaatatagttccgcggtataccgcaggttaaaatctagtatcttagttaaaattgaaaatatattttaaattacacttttatctatctattataaatataatttaatatttaattaaaatatgccaatactaaaaaaatagcaaaatattaatatttatgattataaatCTTGGATTTTATGGTGGCAAAGTTTCTGATGCATCAAAcatatttctcttttcttttttagaaaaaaaaaaatatatatcgaaGAAAACAAAGTGTGCATTCAGGACAAGAATGCACATTTGTGTCATTCACGACAAGAAGAATGCACATAGAAAAATACTTTTGTgttatatttttgacaattttttagTTCATAGGATGCAAACAAAAGTGTTTGctaatatttaaagaaatgaaGTGTGTATTCATTGTTTGTCTGCTTTTAATTCGATTTGGGTCCTTTGGATTTTGTTTATGAATTTCGACGTTTAGAATAATTTAAATACTCAATTTATGGGATAACTATGATTATAAATTATGAAAGTTTTTGAACAATACTCGcatttagtttggttttaaaGGATGTTCATCAGTCAACCAGCTGTGAATAAGTCTCAGTTCATCATCCATCTCGGTCAGTACATAAGTATAAATTCAACCAAACTGTCTCTGTTAAcgagaaagaaacaaattttccaaacCATCggactaaaaaaaaagaggcttAACGAAGAAAAAATTTGTTGCAAGGAGAAAGGATCAGAACATTGGCTTGACTTCCTTCTGTTGAAAAGGAAATAATAATCGCATAATATAATCAGATTAGATCATTTGGGGAAATTGTCATCACCTCCATATTCTCCATACCACATATTGTCATAGCTCCAACCGAAAACACaggaaaaataacaaagaacaaaacctaATCTGATGAACCTATAGTCAAATTCAACACAAAAGGCAAAGTATTATAGGAGAAAGGATCAGAACATTGGCTTGATTTCCTCTGttgaaaggaaataaaaatcGCTCAGTATAATCAGATTCGATCATTTGGGGAAATTGTCATCACCTCCCATTTCTCCATATTACCAATCTATATTGTCTTGACACAACCAAAAACGCAAGGAACAAACAACTAAAACCACAAACACTAGGCTAGTCTTAAACTAGTGTCAcaacattcaaaacataaaaaactaaagtaaaagagagaaaggatcAGAACATTGGCTTGACTTCCTTCTGTTGAAAAGGAAATAATAATCGCTTAGTATAATCAGATTCGATCATTTGGGGAAATTGTCATCACCTCCACATCTCTCCATTACTACTCAAACCACANNNNNNNNNNNNNNNNNNNNNNNNNNNNNNNNNNNNNNNNNNNNNNNNNNNNNNNNNNNNNNNNNNNNNNNNNNNNNNNNNNNNNNNNNNNNNNNNNNNNNNNNNNNNNNNNNNNNNNNNNNNNNNNNNNNNNNNNNNNNNNNNNNNNNNNNNNNNNNNNNNNNNNNNNNNNNNNNNNNNNNNNNNNNNNNNNNNNNNNNNNNNNNNNNNNNNNNNNNNNNNNNNNNNNNNNNNNNNNNNNNNNNNNNNNNNNNNNNNNNNNNNNNNNNNNNNNNNNNNNNNNNNNNNNNNNNNNNNNNNNNNNNNNNNNNNNNNNNNNNNNNNNNNNNNNNNNNNNNNNNNNNNNNNNNNNNNNNNNNNNNNNNNNNNNNNNNNNNNNNNNNNNNNNNNNNNNNNNNNNNNNNNNNNNNNNNNNNNNNNNNNNNNNNNNNNNNNNNNNNNNNNNNNNNNNNNNNNNNNNNNNNNNNNNNNNNNNNNNNNNNNNNNNNNNNNNNNNNNNNNNNNNNNNNNNNNNNNNNNNNNNNNNNNNNNNNNNNNNNNNNNNNNNNNNNNNNNNNNNNNNNNNNNNNNNNNNNNNNNNNNNNNNNNNNNNNNNNNNNNNaaaaaaaaaaaaaaaaaaaaaaaaaaaaaaaaaaagaggagaaaaggATCAGAACATTGGCTTGACTTTCCTCTGTTGAAAAGGAAATTCTATTCGCTCAGTATAATCAGATTCGATCATCTGGGGAAATTGTCATCACCTCCCATTTTCTCCTCTATaatctaaaaccaaaccaatccatatattaacaaaacaaatcagtGAAAACAGAGCCAGATCTATCTATAAAGAGACTATTACGACCAAACAAGATCTACCCTAATCTGAAGATTCGAGCTGATTCGATTTTTTTACAAAGGAACATCAAAACGAATAACAGAAATAGGGAAACGATTTAGCGTCAGCTCATACACAACGAACATGGACTTAGAACGGTGGTAATCAGTAATATTGACGCGCAATATTCTATGATGtaaacaaaaaccctaacaGAGAAACACGATAAATCTAGGCGGAAGAGAGAAGCCGACggctgagtttttttttttgagtttgtaaTAAGGGTTTAGTCAAAGGGTATTTATAGCTGCGGTGAGGCTTATGTCCTGAAGCCCTAATGGCGGTCTCATAAAATTTCTATTGGGTCCTTATTTTTTTGGTGGGCTTCGGGTTTACTGGCaactgattgttttttttttttttttttaatgaatgttttactttttttttttgtaaatcgattctttaaaaagaaagtaattaaGAGAAAAATCACACTAGTAGTAAAATTGGTAATGCATGTCGTCgcatgaaaaagaagaagtatcGGTTTGAGGCAGGCGGCTGCGGCTGTGGCAGCGGTTGCGGCAGCGTTTACGTTTTTAACTGCTGAATCGAAACAATGTTTAAAAATGTTAGAGACATATCACAGCGTCATGATGCAGATATCCGTGACAAGCAAATGAACAAATGTATTTACGTTTGCTGCAACCGCAGATACCTACGACAACAAAACGAACAACTCCATTTGTTATAAGATTATTTATTATGGAAGAAATGGGtatcaacaatatataaaagattatgcgtaataataaatttctctccccaatcttatataataagagaaggtttttctcaacttctgcTTAGAATATGACATCTGGCTTATTATATAACTGACACATGTCCTCTCTTATTCTTAAAGGCCattgtttttatgtttatatattggGCCTAACAAAATAAGACCAATTACAGGCTCAACAAATATAATTGACAGCCCTTACACTTATCAGGACGATATGAACTAAACGATGTCGAATTCACCTGTACTTACCTTTTCAAAACCATCGTTCCCAGCAACTACCACCTCCGATGTACTTTCACAAAAATCTCCTAATTTtgggtttctttggtttaattctcCTACTGTGTCAAGATCCCGAACACCTATTTGAAGTTCCGAACTGTATGTAACATTAATCCTGTCCaaaatcattttcaattttttttttttttgaaaaaggggtTTAGATTTGCAGTACCAATTAGAATCATATGAACCATTATTATGATTATgttatttgtattacttattATAATCTTTAACGTAATTAAAGAATTCCATTGAAGTATTATCCTTTATTTTCATCTTTACGTTTACCACACAATTATAACGTAATGAAAATAATACCAAACACCTATGATTTCATGGTCATTAACATTTCATTCCAATCCCTGATTACTCTCCCTCAACCATtgcattaagttttcttttaaataacaACCTTTGACGACACTCACCTTCTCTATCTCACACCATGAGTAAACCTAAAACAATACTCTACTCTTGATTCAACCTCCAACGAAACACACAACACTGGTATCAATAGGATTGTTGTTCGGGTCATCCATATTTGGGAAGTTCGAGACTTTCGAAGAAACAATATCTTACTTATTGTTCCTGATGAAAATGTCTCTTTCCTGATGAATatgtatattatctctattattGTTCCTCTTGACCCCTGATTTACCTCtgttttaacacttttattttGCCTTTGTTTCAGGATTGTGCTATACAAGCTTCAGTCCTTCCTAATCGTGTGCCTGAGTTTCAAGATCAATTGGTTAAAGGCCAGTTGTACAGCATCAATGATTTCGATGTTGTTGCATCCTCCAACCGTTATCATCGCACCAACCACAAGTGGAAAATTGTTTTCACGGAGAAAACGTCTTTGGAGACTGTTAAAAAACGACAATGCTCTAttggatttgattattttaggttCTGTACTTTTTCAGACTTGCTTGATATGGTAGACAAGGGTGAGGAGCTTCCAGGTAACAACCTATTTTGCACTGTTCGTATTTCTGGTCTCTTAGCTTCCACTTTGTTATTCAgtatatgatttatatctatattaaccCACTCACCAGATGTTGTTGGCCAAATATCCTCGTCTCGAACATTTGTAAACAATGATCATAACCACCCTTCAAAGACAACTTTCAATTTAATATTGACTTGTATTTTAGAAAggtattggttttgttttgttttgtttttcagattCGTTATACTCTTTCTAAGTCTCTAACTGTGCAACATTTCTGGTGTTTGTTGTAGTGGTGACAACGTATACATATCTCTTCGGAGAGAACTTGCGGTCGATGCCCATGCCAAACTTTTAACCCTAAAAGATGAAACAGTTGTTGTCATTGCAACCCATGTAAACCCACGGAAAGTTGGACGTAGGTGGATTGTTTTTAACGTCCTACTTTCtgttaaatattaattagttaacGTTTTATTGttctaaaacttaaaaccaatGTATATGGGCCTATGAATGAATATAATGCTAACAATGGgccatatatatgtattcttgacaatttcaaaattagagcATAGCttcacaatttcaaaattagagcATGGTTAATAATACTGTTTAAGATTTGATGTTCTTCATCGCCAATTCAATAAACGTGGAAAGCTAAATATTGTTGTAGTAACATCCCATTATCGCCTTTAAATCCCAATAAATTAGCttacatttatatcaaaaaatcagtttatgtttagtcataaatttatattccaatctcttatttctcttcatctaaaattctatattgttccattaattttaaatggccaaattctgctactataatGGTTGACTGGCTGGTTGCTTAATGTGTACATTTCATGTGATTGTATTCTATTTTGTactcaaattattgttatgattcgagGAAAGTTCAAATGTCTCTGAAGCATTGTTCCTTTACATCACgtaaatgatttgctcattgcacaattcatttttaaatgaaaagGAGGATTTAAGATCTCAGACAAGGAACTAAAGTTTATGCAAGCATGTAAAGTAGTAGTCTGGACTGGTGGTTAGGTGGAGGAGAAAACCTTTACGGAATGACtaaacaatcacataaaaaaattagttactcttattttctcctttaaacttttttttttctattgccaTATTGAGTAAGGTGTAAtaacattttctgttttatctcaACGAGTTCTAAAGGTTAATTAGTATGGAGACACCATGAGCCTTTGTGCATGTACACTACGACATATTCATAAAGTCAAAACAATGCAACTTAGCCTaagatatatatcacacaacGGTATAACTGtgttagaaaatgattttttgagtttaaaatttaattatacattcttttattttataaattattctaacttggatatttgttAAGATTACTACAGATAGGGAGACCTAAAGCTTAAAATAGATGATcagatctctattatatatatatatatatatatatgtcgaaGGAAGACATTAGAAGAAACAACGTTAGACGAGGTGATTTGTAATTGATTTCAGTTAACTTGTGATATGGGACTTCAATTTCAACTTTCGCTTATGTCTTCAcgtaacaacaaaataaagatgatgaggattTGCCTTAAACAATGTCGAAGTgcataaaatcaccaaaaggtgatctttattttattttattt is from Camelina sativa cultivar DH55 chromosome 20, Cs, whole genome shotgun sequence and encodes:
- the LOC104772316 gene encoding uncharacterized protein LOC104772316, whose product is VFPIFSPFVQAFQALLNSFYPDGCVSSKGQRWFPVNSLSQLLSAPQEQKHLQVSELQKSDLLLDLKFSRSVLHFTPEEPSPWASLLAGGISLGPVDAPCSGETSTAQGDLLLGATAKQSETSKSSCLPAVTSDQTHTKLLMHRVLPMSPCSRQNFQPSPASRLGLSLLIAKDRLGFPLVDPQSVFGPLRPQLIKPNKCASIPNPLKPRYDLISKLSKLKPSRRCDQDYDAYGFHRRSNSLLLLWRNFHLLKTLVEVFLKALIYEPYCLSLSGIWFPIPIRPSIVYGYGLSTRSHVSAKLVKHLKHQSISIPARTLVKALHSVALLMPARITALPLYSTLLRHVITTVAISSPIMEEVSTILDLT